One window from the genome of Thalassospira xiamenensis M-5 = DSM 17429 encodes:
- a CDS encoding malonate--CoA ligase has translation MSDNLFNEFTKRFPADRARTFLIERDGTERSFAWLLDRTARYATVLADHGVVKGDRVAAQIDKSSDVIALYLACLQLGAIHLPLNTAYTGDEIAYFLGDAAPRVFVCRPAHIDAAKTLGAQNNVGAVLSLGDKGDGTLNDLATNAKPHGDVADVTKDDIAAILYTSGTTGRSKGAMLTHGNLGSNALTLHKAWGFKPGDTLLHALPLFHTHGLFVAINIMLVNGGKVILLPKFDADDVVERLPNATVLMGVPTFYTRLLAHPKFDKDLVANMRLFVSGSAPLLAETHDAFFERTGHKILERYGMTETCMNTSNPLEGERRPGAVGPTLPGIEARVCDKDGNVLPVGEIGVLEVRGPNVFKGYWQMPEKTASEFRKDGFFITGDLATIGADGYVTIVGRDKDLIISGGFNVYPKEVEEIIAEYDEVEEVAIFGLPHPDFGEAVAGVIVPAKGTKPDADAIIKRTQDKLAKFKVPKRIWMLDELPRNTMGKIQKAQLRKDYADTFATPTGKSANG, from the coding sequence ATGTCGGATAATCTTTTCAACGAATTTACCAAACGTTTCCCGGCGGATCGCGCGCGTACCTTCCTGATCGAACGTGATGGCACCGAGCGCAGCTTTGCCTGGTTGCTGGATCGTACCGCACGTTATGCCACGGTTCTTGCCGATCATGGCGTGGTCAAGGGCGACCGGGTTGCCGCCCAGATCGACAAATCATCCGATGTGATTGCGCTTTATCTGGCGTGCCTTCAGCTTGGCGCGATTCACCTGCCGCTGAACACGGCCTATACCGGTGATGAAATCGCCTATTTCCTTGGCGATGCCGCGCCGCGCGTTTTTGTCTGCCGTCCGGCCCATATTGATGCCGCCAAAACCCTTGGCGCGCAGAACAATGTCGGTGCGGTCCTGTCGCTTGGCGACAAGGGCGATGGCACGCTGAATGATCTGGCCACCAATGCCAAACCGCATGGCGACGTCGCCGACGTGACCAAGGATGACATTGCCGCCATTCTGTATACGTCGGGCACGACGGGCCGGTCCAAGGGGGCGATGCTGACGCATGGCAATCTGGGGTCCAACGCGTTAACCCTGCATAAGGCATGGGGCTTCAAGCCGGGTGATACGCTTTTACATGCCCTGCCGCTATTTCACACGCATGGCCTGTTTGTTGCGATCAACATCATGCTGGTCAATGGCGGCAAGGTGATCCTGCTTCCGAAATTCGATGCCGATGACGTGGTGGAACGCCTGCCCAATGCCACGGTTCTGATGGGGGTTCCGACCTTCTATACAAGGCTTCTGGCGCATCCGAAGTTTGACAAGGATCTGGTCGCGAATATGCGCCTGTTCGTGTCGGGTTCGGCACCGCTTCTGGCGGAAACCCATGATGCGTTCTTTGAGCGGACCGGGCACAAGATCCTCGAACGTTACGGCATGACCGAAACCTGCATGAACACGTCAAACCCGCTGGAGGGCGAACGCCGTCCGGGGGCGGTCGGCCCGACCCTTCCGGGGATCGAGGCGCGGGTTTGCGACAAGGATGGCAATGTTCTGCCCGTCGGTGAAATCGGTGTGCTTGAAGTTCGCGGGCCCAACGTTTTCAAAGGCTACTGGCAGATGCCGGAAAAAACCGCATCCGAGTTTCGCAAGGACGGTTTCTTTATCACCGGCGATCTGGCGACCATCGGCGCAGACGGTTATGTCACCATTGTCGGGCGCGACAAGGATTTGATCATTTCGGGTGGTTTCAACGTCTATCCCAAGGAAGTCGAGGAAATCATTGCCGAATATGACGAGGTCGAGGAAGTCGCGATCTTTGGCCTGCCGCATCCCGATTTTGGCGAGGCGGTTGCCGGGGTGATCGTCCCGGCCAAGGGCACCAAGCCCGATGCAGACGCGATCATCAAACGCACCCAGGACAAGCTTGCAAAATTCAAGGTGCCCAAACGCATCTGGATGCTTGACGAATTGCCGCGCAACACGATGGGTAAAATTCAAAAGGCCCAGTTGCGCAAGGATTATGCCGATACCTTTGCCACCCCGACTGGCAAATCCGCCAACGGGTAA
- a CDS encoding malonyl-CoA decarboxylase has translation MSGISVRSWISSIADRGRELLDLPLSTPQDPFAQLKAMCKDLVSQKGEARGTAVAREVVRLWETLPEEDHLRFFEMMQNDFSANRTEVRKAAEAFAKDPSEANLAVLTHASEPARQELLRRINMAPGGTRAIVDMRETLLGLIKENRHLEPLDADMGHLLTSWFNRGFLELRHIDWDTSASILEKLIRYEAVHEIQGWDDLRRRLATDRKCFAFFHPAIPDDPLIFVEVALVHGLADSVQALLAPEIDETAPQKANTAIFYSISNCQSGLKGISFGNFLIKQVVEELKREFPKLRQFATLSPIPGFMGWLRTRQKSKSDDADIAAIVLAAMEDDSWIEDAEKTAELKKPAMMLCARYLATCKRGKSPLDPTARFHLGNGAQLERLNWLGDTSSKGLRQAGGMMVNYAYHLDDIERNHEALMNDGKIAVSKSVMQLTGN, from the coding sequence ATGTCCGGAATTTCCGTTAGAAGCTGGATTTCCAGTATTGCCGATCGCGGCCGGGAGCTTCTTGACCTGCCGCTTTCGACACCGCAGGATCCGTTTGCCCAGCTAAAGGCAATGTGCAAGGACCTTGTGTCGCAAAAGGGCGAAGCCCGCGGCACCGCCGTTGCGCGCGAAGTGGTGCGCCTTTGGGAAACCCTGCCCGAAGAGGATCATCTGCGCTTTTTTGAAATGATGCAGAACGATTTCAGCGCCAACCGCACCGAAGTCAGAAAGGCCGCCGAAGCCTTTGCCAAGGATCCGTCCGAAGCCAATCTGGCGGTTCTGACCCATGCGTCGGAACCCGCCCGGCAGGAGCTTCTGCGCAGGATCAACATGGCACCGGGCGGTACGCGTGCGATTGTCGACATGCGTGAAACGCTTCTGGGTCTGATCAAGGAAAACCGCCATCTTGAACCGCTTGATGCCGATATGGGGCATCTGCTGACAAGCTGGTTTAACCGGGGCTTCCTTGAACTGCGTCATATCGATTGGGATACGTCGGCCTCCATCCTTGAAAAACTGATCCGCTACGAAGCGGTTCATGAAATCCAGGGCTGGGATGATCTGCGCCGTCGTCTGGCAACGGATCGCAAGTGCTTTGCCTTTTTCCATCCGGCGATCCCCGATGATCCGCTGATTTTCGTCGAAGTTGCCCTTGTGCATGGCCTTGCTGACAGTGTTCAGGCGCTTCTGGCACCGGAAATCGATGAAACGGCCCCGCAAAAGGCCAATACCGCGATTTTCTATTCAATCAGCAACTGCCAATCGGGCCTTAAGGGCATTTCGTTTGGCAATTTCCTGATCAAACAGGTGGTCGAGGAGCTTAAACGCGAGTTCCCGAAACTTAGACAATTCGCCACCCTGTCGCCGATTCCGGGCTTCATGGGATGGCTGCGCACCCGCCAGAAAAGCAAGTCTGACGACGCCGATATCGCCGCCATCGTCCTTGCCGCGATGGAAGACGACAGCTGGATCGAGGATGCGGAAAAAACCGCCGAACTGAAAAAACCGGCGATGATGCTGTGTGCGCGCTATCTTGCGACCTGCAAGCGCGGCAAATCGCCGCTTGATCCCACCGCACGCTTCCATCTTGGCAATGGGGCACAGCTTGAACGCCTGAACTGGCTGGGCGATACGTCGTCCAAAGGCTTGCGTCAGGCAGGCGGGATGATGGTCAATTACGCCTATCACCTTGATGATATTGAACGAAACCACGAAGCGCTGATGAATGACGGCAAAATCGCCGTTTCGAAATCGGTCATGCAGCTTACGGGAAACTAG
- a CDS encoding TRAP transporter large permease, producing MDPLSLAALVGIVTTLILFSGIPVGIGLLMVGVGFIWIFDGASALPLLPEILFSKLESFEVLAIPMFILMGAVVASSRAGGDLYSVLDRWLTRVPGGLVISNLGACAIFSALSGSSPATCAAIGKMGIPAMRERGFPSSVAAGSIAAGGTLGILIPPSVTMIVYGISTDTSIGRLFLAGLLPGLMLTALFMAWSLYSTWRQGNASVALASVTYSWKEKFEILPRVLPFIVIICAVLFALYGGVATPSETAGVGALFCLIVAMIIYRMWQPGKLWNIMRDTTRESVMILLIIGAAGLFSYMLSSLFITQSIAQWISALDVNRWVLMGFINVFLLISGFFLPPVAVILMSAPILLPVIVNAGFDPYWFAVILTINMEIGLITPPVGLNLYVINGIAPDIRLQTILKGAMPYVLCMVVAIVILCFFPQIATWLPETVIGGS from the coding sequence ATGGATCCGCTTTCTCTTGCCGCGCTCGTTGGCATTGTCACCACCCTGATCCTGTTTTCCGGTATTCCGGTCGGGATCGGTCTTTTGATGGTCGGTGTCGGGTTTATCTGGATTTTCGATGGCGCAAGTGCGCTGCCGCTGCTGCCTGAAATCCTGTTTTCCAAACTCGAAAGTTTCGAAGTTCTCGCCATCCCCATGTTCATCCTGATGGGGGCGGTTGTCGCATCATCCCGTGCGGGTGGTGATCTGTATTCCGTGCTGGATCGCTGGTTAACGCGTGTGCCGGGGGGATTGGTCATTTCCAACCTGGGGGCATGCGCGATCTTTTCTGCCCTGTCGGGGTCGTCACCGGCGACCTGTGCCGCGATTGGCAAGATGGGCATTCCCGCCATGCGTGAACGCGGTTTCCCGAGTTCGGTTGCCGCCGGGTCAATCGCGGCCGGTGGTACACTTGGCATTCTGATCCCGCCCAGCGTCACCATGATTGTTTACGGCATTTCGACCGACACATCGATCGGGCGCCTGTTTCTTGCCGGTCTTCTGCCGGGTCTGATGCTGACCGCGCTGTTCATGGCCTGGTCGCTTTATTCGACCTGGCGTCAGGGCAATGCATCGGTTGCACTGGCATCGGTGACCTATAGCTGGAAGGAAAAGTTTGAAATCCTTCCGCGTGTTCTGCCGTTCATCGTCATTATCTGTGCGGTTCTGTTCGCGCTGTATGGCGGGGTGGCAACGCCGTCCGAAACGGCGGGTGTTGGTGCGCTGTTCTGCCTGATTGTCGCGATGATCATCTATCGCATGTGGCAGCCGGGCAAGCTTTGGAACATCATGCGCGACACGACCCGTGAATCGGTGATGATCCTTCTGATCATCGGGGCCGCCGGTCTGTTCAGTTACATGCTGTCGTCGCTGTTCATCACCCAATCCATCGCACAGTGGATTTCAGCCCTTGACGTCAACCGCTGGGTTCTGATGGGATTCATCAACGTGTTCCTGCTGATCAGCGGTTTCTTCCTGCCGCCGGTTGCCGTGATCCTGATGTCGGCCCCGATCCTTTTGCCGGTGATCGTCAATGCCGGTTTTGATCCCTACTGGTTTGCGGTGATCCTGACGATCAACATGGAAATCGGCCTGATCACGCCGCCGGTTGGCCTGAACCTTTATGTCATTAACGGGATTGCACCTGACATCCGCCTGCAAACCATCCTGAAAGGTGCGATGCCCTATGTGCTGTGCATGGTGGTTGCCATCGTGATCCTGTGCTTCTTCCCGCAAATTGCCACATGGCTTCCCGAAACGGTCATAGGAGGAAGTTAA
- a CDS encoding TRAP transporter small permease: MANAVFPNSLPVDLPDEGDAAPRARSNHNSFPPPPDVEPLPEKTGSTGTGTRPDPMKPRGPLDHAVNVVHFLSKTCGVVAASMFFIAMLLICQLVFIRYILNSSTVWQTEAVIYLMIGGTLIGLPYVQLLRGHVNVDLLPMYLKRGARKLLAVATLLCGLAISAMFAFYGIELVIEAYQGGWKSPSIWAPALWKPYLMLPVGFGLLFLQFLADLMCLLTNRSKAFHIEDNPF; the protein is encoded by the coding sequence GTGGCGAACGCAGTTTTTCCCAATTCCCTTCCGGTCGACCTGCCTGACGAAGGCGATGCCGCACCGCGCGCGCGGTCGAACCATAACAGTTTCCCGCCGCCACCCGATGTCGAACCGCTGCCTGAAAAAACCGGCAGCACCGGCACAGGGACGCGCCCTGATCCGATGAAACCGCGTGGCCCGCTTGATCACGCAGTCAATGTCGTTCACTTCCTGTCAAAGACCTGTGGTGTTGTCGCGGCATCGATGTTCTTCATCGCCATGCTGCTGATCTGCCAGTTGGTCTTCATCCGCTATATCCTGAATTCCTCGACCGTCTGGCAGACAGAAGCCGTGATTTACCTGATGATCGGCGGCACCCTGATCGGTCTGCCTTATGTGCAGCTGCTGCGCGGGCATGTGAATGTCGATCTTCTGCCGATGTATCTGAAACGCGGGGCGCGCAAACTGCTGGCGGTTGCGACCCTGCTGTGCGGCCTTGCCATCAGTGCGATGTTTGCCTTTTACGGCATCGAACTGGTGATCGAAGCCTATCAGGGTGGATGGAAATCACCGTCGATCTGGGCCCCTGCATTGTGGAAGCCCTACCTGATGCTGCCGGTCGGTTTTGGCCTGCTGTTCCTGCAATTCCTCGCCGATCTGATGTGCCTTCTGACCAACCGGTCGAAAGCCTTCCATATCGAAGACAACCCGTTTTAA
- the dctP gene encoding TRAP transporter substrate-binding protein DctP: MKILKRTLTASVAAITLSIAAFGMSSNADAETLKLSHQWSTGDVRHKVAQIIADEVKAANVDLEIQIFPSGSLFKANEQWTPMERGQLDMIVYPLAYAGGRIPATNLTLMPALVKNHDHAERLNNSPFMAKMEELLNENGVVTIAKGWLAGGFASTKGCIRVPDDVKGLQIRAAGKSFEQMLQGAGASIAAMPSSEIYPAMQTGVLDATNTSSASFVSYRIYEQVKCYTPAGANALWFMYQPVLMSKKTYDGLNDAQKDALAAAAKKAEAFYSEEARNEDANSVKVFKDAGVEIADLTDADFKAWQELAKQTSYAKFVEETPGGQELLDMALAVE; the protein is encoded by the coding sequence ATGAAGATTTTAAAACGTACTCTTACGGCGTCCGTCGCCGCTATTACCCTGTCCATCGCTGCTTTTGGCATGTCCTCGAACGCTGATGCGGAAACGCTCAAGCTGTCGCATCAGTGGTCGACCGGCGATGTCCGCCACAAGGTCGCCCAGATCATTGCCGACGAAGTCAAAGCGGCCAATGTCGATCTCGAAATCCAGATTTTCCCGTCCGGCTCGCTGTTCAAGGCGAACGAACAGTGGACGCCGATGGAACGCGGTCAGCTTGACATGATCGTCTATCCGCTGGCCTATGCCGGTGGCCGTATTCCGGCAACCAACCTGACGCTGATGCCGGCACTGGTTAAAAACCATGACCACGCCGAACGCCTGAACAACTCGCCTTTCATGGCAAAGATGGAAGAACTCCTGAATGAAAACGGGGTTGTTACCATTGCCAAGGGTTGGCTGGCCGGTGGCTTTGCCTCGACCAAGGGCTGCATCCGGGTTCCGGATGACGTCAAAGGTCTGCAGATCCGTGCCGCTGGCAAATCGTTCGAACAGATGCTTCAGGGTGCCGGTGCATCCATCGCCGCAATGCCGAGCTCGGAAATCTATCCGGCCATGCAGACCGGTGTTCTTGATGCCACCAACACCAGTTCTGCCAGCTTCGTTTCATACCGCATTTATGAACAGGTCAAATGCTACACCCCGGCGGGTGCCAACGCGCTGTGGTTCATGTATCAGCCGGTTCTGATGTCGAAGAAAACCTATGACGGTCTGAACGACGCCCAGAAAGATGCCCTTGCCGCGGCGGCCAAAAAGGCCGAGGCGTTCTATTCCGAAGAAGCCCGTAACGAAGATGCCAACAGCGTCAAGGTTTTCAAGGATGCCGGTGTTGAAATCGCTGATCTGACCGACGCCGACTTCAAGGCATGGCAGGAACTTGCCAAACAGACGTCCTATGCGAAGTTTGTTGAAGAAACCCCGGGCGGTCAGGAACTGCTCGATATGGCTCTTGCCGTAGAATAA
- a CDS encoding GntR family transcriptional regulator, with the protein MSRNGKLATDLVQKLERDIVTGVLKPGDKLDERSLSERFGVSRTPVREALQTLAGSGLVATMPRRGTIVASITVADLIEMFEVMAELEAMCARLAARRMARTDIEKLIALGNECGTLQEHADADAYYEANVNFHEVIYAGCRNSFLERQTKNVRNRLAPYRRLQLHRPGRVKKSNAEHSEILDAISNGDAERAGRLMHQHVAVQGEALNDLLAIVPRGYLEPLAS; encoded by the coding sequence ATGTCACGGAACGGCAAGCTCGCCACCGATCTGGTTCAGAAACTTGAACGCGATATTGTCACCGGTGTTCTTAAACCCGGCGACAAGCTGGACGAGCGCAGCCTGTCGGAACGGTTTGGTGTTTCACGCACCCCGGTCCGCGAAGCGTTACAAACGCTGGCAGGGTCGGGGCTGGTGGCGACCATGCCTCGGCGCGGCACCATCGTTGCCTCGATCACCGTGGCCGATCTGATTGAAATGTTCGAAGTCATGGCGGAGCTTGAGGCAATGTGTGCCCGGCTTGCCGCGCGCCGGATGGCGCGCACCGACATTGAAAAGCTGATCGCACTTGGCAATGAATGTGGCACGCTTCAGGAACATGCAGACGCCGATGCCTATTACGAGGCCAATGTCAATTTCCACGAAGTGATTTACGCCGGATGCCGCAACAGTTTCCTTGAACGTCAGACCAAGAATGTGCGCAACCGTCTCGCACCCTATCGCCGTTTGCAGTTGCACCGGCCCGGGCGCGTGAAAAAATCCAATGCTGAACATTCCGAAATCCTTGATGCGATTTCGAACGGCGATGCCGAACGGGCGGGCCGGCTGATGCATCAGCATGTCGCGGTTCAGGGCGAGGCGTTAAACGATCTTCTGGCCATTGTGCCGCGTGGTTACCTTGAGCCGCTGGCAAGCTAG
- a CDS encoding TlyA family RNA methyltransferase, with protein sequence MAKKRLDQLLVERGLVETRSKAQAFIMAGNVFSGEQRLDKPGLQCKEDISLTLRGQPHPWVSRGGLKLEKGLAEFGVDVTGFTGIDVGSSTGGFTDVLLQNGAAKVFAVDVGQGQLDWKLRNDDRVVVMEKTNARHITSEQIPDPIDIVVCDASFIGLRTVLPASLDLVKPGGWLIALIKPQFEVGKERVGKKGVVREPELHQEVCDTISDWLANLPGWQVLGIATSPITGPEGNVEFLIGGRKSA encoded by the coding sequence ATGGCAAAGAAACGTTTGGATCAGTTGCTTGTTGAACGCGGATTGGTGGAAACCCGGTCCAAGGCACAGGCATTCATCATGGCAGGAAATGTCTTTAGCGGCGAGCAACGGCTCGATAAGCCGGGGCTGCAATGCAAGGAAGACATTTCGCTGACCCTGCGCGGGCAACCCCATCCGTGGGTATCGCGCGGCGGGCTCAAGCTTGAAAAAGGTCTGGCCGAGTTTGGCGTTGATGTCACCGGCTTTACCGGCATCGATGTCGGATCCTCGACCGGCGGTTTTACCGATGTGCTTTTGCAAAACGGTGCGGCCAAGGTCTTTGCGGTTGATGTCGGGCAGGGGCAGCTTGACTGGAAACTGCGCAATGACGACCGGGTTGTCGTGATGGAAAAGACCAATGCCCGTCACATCACGTCCGAACAAATTCCCGATCCCATCGATATCGTCGTCTGCGACGCCAGCTTCATCGGCCTTCGCACAGTGTTGCCCGCAAGCCTCGATCTGGTCAAACCGGGCGGTTGGCTGATTGCATTGATCAAGCCGCAATTTGAAGTCGGCAAGGAACGCGTCGGGAAAAAAGGTGTGGTCCGTGAACCGGAACTGCATCAGGAAGTCTGCGACACCATTTCCGACTGGTTGGCAAATCTGCCCGGCTGGCAGGTGCTTGGCATCGCGACAAGCCCGATCACCGGGCCCGAAGGCAATGTCGAATTTCTGATCGGCGGGCGGAAATCGGCGTAA
- a CDS encoding GlcG/HbpS family heme-binding protein codes for MLTIKRLSIDDAKILIEGARNRATEIGVPMCIAITDESGVLIAFERMDGGKVTSTTIAQDKAFTAAGARKATHEYAAAAQPGMPAFGIDSEVGGRLSIVAGGLPVSVDGDVVGGIGVSSGTPPQDQDCAQAGIDHFLKVIGK; via the coding sequence ATGCTGACCATCAAACGCCTGTCGATCGATGATGCCAAAATCCTGATCGAAGGTGCACGCAACCGTGCAACTGAAATCGGCGTTCCGATGTGCATTGCAATCACCGATGAATCCGGTGTTTTGATTGCCTTTGAACGCATGGATGGCGGCAAGGTGACCAGCACCACCATTGCCCAGGATAAGGCATTCACCGCCGCGGGTGCGCGCAAGGCGACCCATGAATATGCAGCCGCAGCCCAGCCGGGCATGCCAGCATTCGGAATCGATTCCGAAGTCGGCGGTCGTCTTTCGATTGTCGCCGGTGGATTGCCGGTATCGGTTGATGGCGATGTTGTCGGTGGAATCGGCGTCAGTTCAGGCACCCCACCGCAGGATCAGGATTGCGCCCAGGCCGGGATTGATCATTTCCTGAAAGTGATCGGTAAATAA
- a CDS encoding LysR family transcriptional regulator, producing MALLNVDIDLLRTFLTVLDTQSFTRTAERLFRTQPAISQQIKKLEDTVGAPLITRDRNAITPTTTGLVVKSYAEGIIGLNDKMLADLLDAAPSILRIGLPDDYAAIYLPEILRIAAIRLPDTEISCHADISRNLGKRVANGDLDLAILTADPDTPSLHVTSEPLVWVADAGFDHQARPLRLSLFHDGCVIRHYVTDALSRQDIAFRISHSSDSNSMIITAVDGGHAIGAMPRCTAEYAGMQIIDDPSLPDLPKVDIALLVREQANPAVRELALGAIAALAPARSTTSERV from the coding sequence ATGGCTCTTCTCAATGTCGATATTGATCTGCTCAGAACGTTTCTGACCGTGCTGGATACGCAAAGTTTCACACGCACAGCCGAACGACTTTTCCGCACGCAACCTGCCATCAGCCAGCAGATCAAAAAGCTTGAAGATACCGTTGGTGCGCCGCTGATCACGCGTGATCGCAATGCCATTACCCCGACCACGACCGGCCTTGTCGTCAAATCCTATGCCGAAGGGATCATCGGCTTGAATGACAAGATGCTGGCCGATCTTCTGGATGCTGCCCCCTCGATTTTGCGCATCGGCCTTCCGGATGATTATGCCGCGATTTACCTGCCGGAAATCTTGCGGATTGCGGCGATCCGCCTGCCGGACACGGAAATCAGCTGCCACGCCGATATCAGCCGAAATCTTGGCAAACGGGTTGCCAATGGCGATCTGGATCTGGCCATTCTGACCGCCGATCCCGACACGCCCAGCCTGCATGTCACATCCGAACCCTTGGTCTGGGTGGCCGATGCCGGTTTTGATCATCAGGCGCGGCCGTTACGGCTGTCGCTGTTCCACGATGGCTGCGTCATTCGCCATTACGTGACCGATGCCCTGTCGCGCCAGGATATCGCGTTTCGGATCAGCCACAGCAGCGACTCCAATTCCATGATCATCACCGCTGTTGACGGCGGCCACGCCATCGGCGCAATGCCCAGATGCACCGCGGAGTATGCCGGAATGCAGATTATCGATGATCCATCATTGCCCGACTTGCCCAAGGTCGATATCGCCCTTCTGGTCCGCGAACAGGCCAATCCGGCGGTTCGGGAACTGGCACTTGGCGCAATTGCCGCCCTTGCGCCAGCCCGAAGCACCACCAGCGAGCGGGTCTAA
- a CDS encoding DMT family transporter: protein MVQSSFWAILTLVVAAILMGLGPIFVRFSGVSPDASAFWRVALAAPLLGATVFLMPAGSSKPAVGNGVSVRKRDTGLMILAGLLFAADLVACHMAIEMTTVGNAILLNNLAPVIIGFLGLFGIARKPGVMFWYGVPFAIIGGYFLFRASETGAGSMQGDAFAVLAAFFYAGYLIVISRLRRNHSAASIMFCSTLTTMIALGVMMMIKGNFVLPPHMTGWLALIGLAMLVHFLGQGMVSVGLKRVDEATGSMILLLQPFVASILGAVILSEMLNQWHIMGSAAVVVALLIATRRRRTL from the coding sequence ATGGTCCAGTCATCATTCTGGGCCATTTTAACCCTCGTAGTTGCGGCAATCCTTATGGGGCTTGGTCCGATTTTTGTGCGGTTCAGCGGTGTGTCACCCGATGCCTCGGCTTTCTGGCGTGTTGCGCTTGCTGCTCCTTTGCTGGGCGCGACCGTCTTCTTGATGCCGGCAGGATCATCAAAACCAGCGGTCGGAAATGGTGTTTCCGTGCGCAAGCGTGATACGGGTTTGATGATCCTTGCCGGTCTTTTATTTGCCGCCGATCTGGTCGCCTGTCATATGGCGATCGAAATGACGACGGTCGGCAATGCGATTTTGCTTAACAACCTTGCACCGGTGATTATCGGGTTTCTTGGTCTGTTTGGCATCGCGCGCAAACCCGGCGTGATGTTCTGGTACGGGGTGCCGTTTGCGATTATCGGCGGTTATTTCCTGTTTCGGGCCAGTGAAACCGGCGCAGGATCGATGCAGGGTGATGCCTTCGCCGTTCTGGCGGCCTTTTTCTATGCCGGATATCTGATTGTCATCAGCCGGTTGCGCCGCAATCACAGTGCCGCATCAATCATGTTCTGTAGCACCCTGACCACCATGATCGCCTTGGGCGTGATGATGATGATCAAAGGCAATTTCGTCCTGCCGCCACATATGACAGGCTGGCTGGCGCTGATCGGTCTTGCGATGCTGGTGCATTTTTTGGGGCAGGGGATGGTGTCGGTCGGGTTGAAGCGCGTGGACGAGGCGACCGGATCAATGATCCTGCTGTTGCAGCCCTTTGTCGCCTCGATCCTTGGGGCTGTCATCCTGAGCGAGATGCTCAATCAGTGGCACATCATGGGCAGTGCGGCGGTAGTTGTGGCCCTTCTGATCGCGACTCGTCGTCGCCGTACGCTTTAG
- a CDS encoding DUF2269 family protein yields MEYTTVKFIHLLGAVLFLGNIIVTAVWKSLADRTRNPVIIAFACRLVNVTDLAFTAFGAALVVIGGVGLFHAGGISLSDSPHLTIGISLFAMAATLWLVGLLPLQLYMSRIAAKTVAAGETIMPDAYDKCVRLWTMLGIAATLMPVGTLWFMIAK; encoded by the coding sequence ATGGAATATACCACCGTTAAATTCATTCACCTTCTGGGTGCCGTACTGTTTCTGGGCAATATCATCGTTACGGCGGTATGGAAAAGCCTGGCCGACCGCACCAGAAACCCGGTGATCATCGCCTTTGCCTGCCGGTTGGTGAATGTTACCGATCTGGCCTTTACCGCCTTTGGCGCGGCTCTGGTGGTGATTGGTGGGGTTGGTCTTTTTCATGCCGGGGGCATTTCGCTTTCCGATAGCCCGCATCTGACGATTGGCATCAGTCTGTTTGCCATGGCGGCAACCCTTTGGCTGGTCGGGCTTTTGCCCTTGCAACTATATATGTCGCGGATTGCCGCCAAGACGGTGGCGGCGGGTGAAACCATCATGCCAGATGCCTATGATAAATGTGTAAGGCTTTGGACGATGCTGGGCATTGCAGCAACCCTGATGCCGGTTGGCACCCTTTGGTTCATGATTGCCAAATAG
- a CDS encoding TetR/AcrR family transcriptional regulator, which translates to MGKYHHGDVRNVLLQQAENILTEEGPSGLSLRRLARLTGVSEAAPYRHFDGKDGILAAVAIDAFERFAERLENVAANIKKHEERIMALGAAYVHFAVDFPQHFRLIFGRERPPLDQYPELREAADNAFDVLQRAVTSVDRRADMTLNEAATAYNRALAAWSRAHGIAMLVIDGMIVPPADQELDDFVLGLLAEDLTAPDNT; encoded by the coding sequence ATGGGGAAATACCACCACGGCGACGTCCGTAATGTCCTTCTACAGCAAGCTGAAAACATCCTGACCGAAGAAGGCCCAAGTGGCCTGTCGTTGCGACGTCTGGCGCGGCTTACCGGTGTTTCGGAAGCAGCACCCTATCGCCATTTTGACGGTAAGGATGGCATTTTGGCGGCAGTAGCGATTGATGCGTTTGAACGCTTTGCCGAACGGCTTGAAAATGTTGCTGCAAATATCAAAAAACACGAAGAGCGCATCATGGCGCTTGGTGCGGCCTATGTGCATTTCGCAGTCGATTTCCCGCAACATTTTCGCCTGATCTTTGGCCGGGAACGCCCGCCATTGGATCAATATCCCGAACTTCGCGAAGCAGCCGATAATGCGTTTGATGTGTTGCAGCGCGCCGTTACATCGGTTGATCGCCGTGCCGACATGACCCTGAACGAGGCGGCCACCGCCTATAACCGCGCGCTGGCCGCATGGAGCCGCGCACATGGTATCGCCATGCTGGTGATTGACGGCATGATTGTCCCGCCTGCCGATCAGGAACTGGATGATTTTGTTCTGGGCCTGCTTGCCGAGGACCTGACCGCACCGGACAATACCTGA